In the genome of Thermosphaera aggregans DSM 11486, one region contains:
- a CDS encoding DUF72 domain-containing protein has product MKVYVGTSGWLYDWNEEATLDWYVEFSGLNAVELNASFYRFPFPNQVKAWIRKSKDLRWSVKTHRSITHLRKLKPEALNTWEKFRERFKPLDDKIDFYLFQLPPNFSCKGENLSGIERFYVSTGLGRRFAIEFRHSTCFNSGVAKWGEKLGLTIVSIDAPVARWVVATNNVLYMRLHGSTDWYGYEYSKEELAEIVKQIIDLQPEIVYVFFNNDHWMLENARLMKNLLEHR; this is encoded by the coding sequence ATGAAGGTTTATGTCGGGACGAGTGGTTGGCTATACGATTGGAATGAAGAAGCTACTTTGGACTGGTATGTTGAATTCAGCGGGCTGAATGCTGTCGAATTAAATGCCAGCTTCTATAGGTTTCCATTCCCTAATCAGGTGAAAGCGTGGATTAGGAAGTCTAAGGATCTAAGATGGTCTGTGAAAACACATAGAAGCATTACGCACTTGAGGAAGCTCAAGCCTGAGGCTCTGAATACTTGGGAGAAATTCAGAGAACGTTTCAAACCCTTGGACGATAAAATAGATTTCTATCTTTTCCAACTCCCACCGAATTTCTCCTGTAAGGGGGAGAATTTATCAGGCATAGAGAGATTCTACGTGTCAACCGGATTGGGAAGAAGATTTGCTATCGAGTTTAGGCATTCAACGTGTTTTAACAGTGGTGTCGCGAAATGGGGAGAGAAGCTTGGTCTCACTATAGTTTCCATAGATGCACCAGTAGCCAGGTGGGTAGTAGCCACGAATAACGTGCTCTACATGCGGCTACACGGATCAACAGACTGGTATGGCTATGAATACTCGAAAGAGGAGCTCGCCGAAATAGTCAAGCAAATCATAGATCTACAGCCTGAAATTGTTTACGTTTTCTTCAACAATGACCACTGGATGCTGGAAAACGCGAGGCTGATGAAAAACCTTCTTGAGCATCGGTAA
- a CDS encoding molybdopterin biosynthesis protein: MSRKIFHALVDPDEAIRLVIEKINPRPPGVEKVSLSNALHRVLAKDVYSPIDHPPFDRSEVDGYAVRSVDVEWSDELSPVYLKIKGRVKPGEKPVLEAGVKDAVEVATGAMIPRGYDSVVMEEHVERDESVLKVYRATPPGENISTAGSDISSGDLVLFKGTLLNHGHLALLAGLGINEVEVFKKPKAIVFSTGEEVVEPGSILEAGKVYDVNGTLITSYLMEHGVEAYYGGLLPDDYDVIRNRVQDALKKYDMVFTSGGTSAGLSDLVYRVFSDIGEILVHGLKTKPGKPTVIATSNKKLLIGLPGFPLSCYMILVRVVSEIVKLYTGALYNVKTIDAVIPIQIRKQVGKTWLIPVMLTESENNYAAYPVSMSSGAISPLILSDGFVEVKESVDVVMEGEQVRVYLFRDLPEKTRLNVIGSNDPLLTEILRLKGLASTSRILNVGSTGGWKAVARGEADVAPTHLLDEETGCYNTPFLKKYGLEDKAVLIRGYDRLIGIIVGKGNPKNITSIEDFLRTDVRIVNRSKGSGIRVYLDMALKRIASLKGLDPSKISKIVNGYTYEVKTHTAVATAIKQGRADAGLAVGYVAELLGLDFIPLTWEEYDFLIPRKRLVKDSVIKLIDALKHLDEVLDEVGPLFKKYFRASENSGFEKVTCFEKT; this comes from the coding sequence ATGAGCAGGAAGATTTTTCACGCACTGGTCGATCCTGATGAGGCTATCAGGTTGGTTATTGAAAAAATAAATCCACGCCCGCCCGGGGTTGAAAAAGTCTCATTATCCAATGCCTTACACCGGGTTTTAGCCAAGGATGTTTACTCGCCAATAGACCACCCTCCCTTCGACAGAAGCGAGGTAGACGGCTACGCTGTTAGAAGCGTTGACGTAGAATGGAGCGACGAGCTATCACCTGTTTACCTGAAGATAAAGGGGCGTGTAAAGCCGGGTGAAAAACCTGTTTTAGAGGCCGGGGTGAAAGACGCCGTAGAGGTTGCGACTGGAGCAATGATCCCGAGAGGCTACGATAGTGTGGTTATGGAGGAACATGTTGAAAGAGACGAGAGTGTTTTGAAGGTTTATAGAGCGACTCCTCCCGGAGAAAATATTTCAACAGCCGGGAGCGATATATCTTCAGGAGACCTTGTGCTTTTCAAAGGAACACTGCTCAACCACGGTCACCTAGCCTTGCTTGCTGGTTTAGGGATTAATGAAGTCGAGGTCTTCAAGAAGCCTAAGGCGATAGTGTTTTCAACAGGCGAGGAAGTTGTTGAACCAGGGAGTATCCTAGAGGCTGGAAAAGTATACGATGTCAACGGTACCTTGATAACTTCTTACCTAATGGAGCATGGTGTCGAAGCTTACTACGGGGGGCTACTCCCCGATGATTATGATGTGATTAGGAATAGGGTTCAAGATGCTTTAAAGAAGTATGACATGGTGTTCACAAGCGGTGGAACAAGCGCGGGTCTTTCAGACCTGGTTTATAGAGTGTTTAGCGATATAGGGGAAATACTTGTCCACGGTTTGAAAACAAAGCCTGGTAAGCCCACGGTTATAGCAACGAGCAATAAGAAACTCTTGATAGGTCTGCCAGGTTTCCCGCTCTCGTGTTACATGATTCTCGTGAGAGTTGTTAGTGAGATTGTAAAACTCTACACTGGGGCATTGTACAACGTCAAAACTATTGATGCTGTAATACCTATTCAGATAAGGAAACAGGTTGGTAAGACGTGGCTAATACCTGTCATGTTGACTGAGTCTGAAAACAATTATGCCGCCTACCCTGTTTCTATGAGTAGCGGTGCCATATCACCCCTAATACTCAGCGATGGGTTTGTGGAAGTGAAAGAAAGCGTGGATGTTGTCATGGAGGGTGAACAAGTAAGAGTTTACCTTTTCCGCGATCTACCCGAGAAAACCAGGTTAAACGTGATAGGCAGTAATGATCCCTTGTTAACGGAGATACTGAGGCTCAAAGGATTAGCTAGCACTTCAAGAATTCTCAACGTGGGTAGCACCGGTGGCTGGAAAGCTGTGGCGAGAGGTGAGGCCGACGTTGCTCCTACTCACTTGCTAGATGAAGAGACCGGGTGCTATAATACTCCGTTTCTCAAGAAGTATGGGCTCGAGGATAAAGCCGTTTTGATCAGAGGTTATGACAGGCTCATAGGAATTATAGTAGGGAAAGGCAACCCCAAAAACATCACTTCCATAGAGGATTTTCTAAGAACCGATGTCAGGATTGTGAATAGGAGTAAGGGATCCGGAATCCGTGTGTATCTCGACATGGCGTTGAAAAGAATCGCTAGTTTAAAGGGGTTAGACCCCAGCAAGATCAGCAAGATAGTTAACGGATACACTTACGAGGTTAAAACACACACGGCCGTAGCAACAGCGATTAAGCAGGGGAGGGCTGATGCGGGCTTAGCAGTAGGTTATGTAGCGGAATTACTCGGCCTCGACTTCATTCCGTTAACATGGGAGGAGTATGATTTCCTTATCCCGAGGAAGAGACTGGTTAAAGACTCTGTTATCAAACTCATAGATGCCCTTAAGCATCTCGATGAAGTACTCGACGAGGTTGGACCTTTGTTTAAAAAGTATTTCAGAGCCAGCGAGAACTCCGGCTTTGAGAAAGTAACATGTTTTGAGAAGACGTAG
- a CDS encoding DEAD/DEAH box helicase, translating to MDLVRLNLLKRIKMRVEELMSKGLPESYVRLLAREGIVALNPVQADAVNKGVLEGRNLVVSTPTASGKTLIAEMLLVKTVLNEGIGVYLTPLKALASEKHREFSRLSQIGLKTGITTGDYDNPAEELGDYDIIVATYERFDSLLRLKPSWISRVKAIVIDEMHTIGDPDRGPIIEMIVARALKAGVQILGLSATIGNPHQLAEWIKGGLVDAPWRPVRLVEGYYSKSSKKIIFDNGVEESVEVITGDRILDIVLHNLGMDYQTIVFIHNRRKVEEYAEKVSHRLPPIPDDEIEDFTSQLSDDPSTMEREALTSLLKKGVGYHHAGLSTVGRRVVEEAFRSRVLKVVFATPTLAAGVNLPARRVVVSVKRYDASKGRMVNITVSEYKQMAGRAGRPRYDRVGESIIVDASSDKEALAFLKGRPEEVRGKLASSRNLRIHALSLLASGEAASIEELSETFWLTFSAYYAGSKEFLKSFMEETINYLLNTNMVVEKNGFLEPTNLGKITSYTYLDPATVDTWRRNKPPLPSDVYILHVVTLTPDFSRSSPYIPSKIIEEFEEDALEMGRHGTIPSPGKVEVEYDEWLASYVYAMILMDWINETPEDEIIRKYSIGPGDLFNIKETATWIVSSLAKIESVLGNRMMAKHLQKLSMRIEEGVKEDALELTRVENIGRIRARILIENGIKSINDLAETPLEKLSSLPRFGPRVARSIKEWLRRRGYSVKDY from the coding sequence ATGGATTTGGTAAGGTTAAATCTTTTAAAGAGGATTAAAATGCGCGTCGAGGAACTAATGAGCAAGGGATTGCCTGAGAGTTATGTGAGACTTCTGGCGAGAGAAGGTATTGTAGCGTTGAACCCTGTTCAGGCGGATGCTGTTAATAAGGGTGTCTTGGAAGGCAGGAACCTGGTGGTTTCAACCCCAACTGCCAGCGGTAAGACATTGATCGCGGAAATGCTCCTGGTTAAAACTGTTTTAAACGAGGGGATCGGGGTCTACCTTACACCGTTAAAAGCGCTCGCGAGCGAGAAGCATCGAGAGTTTAGCAGGCTCTCCCAGATCGGACTTAAAACAGGCATCACGACCGGTGATTACGATAATCCGGCCGAGGAACTAGGGGATTACGATATCATTGTAGCCACGTACGAAAGGTTTGACAGTCTTCTAAGGCTGAAACCCAGTTGGATTAGCAGGGTAAAAGCCATAGTTATCGATGAAATGCACACCATAGGGGATCCTGACAGAGGCCCTATCATAGAAATGATTGTTGCCAGAGCTTTGAAAGCAGGCGTTCAAATTCTTGGGCTAAGCGCCACGATCGGGAATCCGCACCAGCTAGCCGAGTGGATTAAGGGAGGACTTGTGGATGCTCCCTGGAGGCCTGTGAGGCTGGTTGAAGGATACTACTCTAAGAGCTCCAAGAAAATAATCTTCGATAACGGAGTGGAGGAGAGCGTGGAGGTCATTACTGGTGATAGGATACTTGACATAGTGCTTCACAATTTAGGAATGGATTATCAAACAATTGTCTTCATTCACAACAGGAGAAAAGTCGAAGAATATGCTGAGAAAGTAAGCCATAGACTCCCACCTATTCCTGATGACGAGATAGAAGATTTCACTTCTCAACTTTCAGACGATCCCAGCACTATGGAGAGGGAGGCTCTAACGAGCTTGTTGAAAAAAGGAGTGGGTTATCACCACGCGGGTTTGTCGACCGTGGGGAGAAGAGTAGTCGAGGAAGCGTTCCGAAGTAGAGTGTTGAAGGTAGTTTTCGCAACCCCAACTCTTGCAGCTGGCGTGAACCTGCCGGCCCGCAGGGTGGTTGTATCCGTTAAACGCTACGATGCGTCAAAGGGGAGAATGGTAAACATTACCGTGAGCGAGTACAAGCAAATGGCTGGAAGAGCGGGGAGGCCGAGGTATGACAGGGTAGGCGAGAGCATAATAGTTGATGCTTCAAGCGATAAGGAGGCACTGGCCTTCCTGAAGGGGCGTCCGGAGGAAGTGAGAGGAAAGCTGGCTAGTTCTAGGAATCTGAGGATTCACGCCTTATCCTTGCTGGCTTCCGGAGAGGCGGCGAGTATTGAAGAATTAAGCGAAACATTCTGGTTAACATTTTCCGCTTATTACGCGGGTTCGAAAGAGTTTCTCAAGTCTTTTATGGAGGAGACAATCAATTATCTGCTAAACACGAACATGGTGGTTGAAAAGAATGGGTTCTTAGAGCCAACAAACCTGGGTAAAATCACTTCTTACACTTACTTGGATCCGGCAACCGTGGATACTTGGAGAAGGAATAAGCCACCGTTGCCCTCAGACGTATACATCTTGCACGTGGTAACATTAACCCCTGATTTCTCGAGGAGTTCACCATACATACCGAGTAAAATTATCGAGGAGTTTGAAGAAGACGCTCTGGAAATGGGCAGGCATGGAACTATACCATCTCCCGGTAAGGTGGAGGTTGAATATGATGAATGGTTAGCGAGCTATGTTTACGCAATGATATTAATGGACTGGATAAATGAAACCCCAGAAGATGAGATAATTAGAAAGTACTCGATAGGTCCCGGAGACTTGTTCAACATTAAGGAGACAGCCACATGGATAGTCTCATCCCTTGCTAAAATAGAGAGCGTATTAGGTAATAGGATGATGGCTAAGCATTTACAGAAGCTTTCCATGAGGATTGAAGAGGGAGTTAAAGAGGATGCATTGGAATTAACACGTGTTGAAAATATAGGGAGGATTAGGGCTAGAATACTGATCGAAAACGGAATTAAAAGTATTAACGACCTAGCCGAGACCCCGCTGGAAAAACTCTCTTCACTCCCCAGGTTTGGACCTAGAGTTGCACGTTCTATTAAAGAATGGTTAAGGAGAAGGGGATACTCTGTTAAAGACTATTAA